TAAATTTGCAAGCTCGCTTATTTTAATAAGCCTTGCAAATGCGGCGTTTTGTAAGCTTTTTGGCGGCGATGCCGGCTCGGTCGTATGCGTATTTTTCGCTACGCTCGTGGGGTATAGCCTTAGATTTGCTCTTGCTAAAATGGGCGTAAATTTAAAAATCCAGTACGTCCTAGTTTCGTTCGTGGTCTCTTTTATCGCCTATCTTGGCGTATTTTACGGCTTTACGCACACTAGCGACGTGGCGATCGGCTCGTCGATACTATTTTTGATGCCGGGCGTTTTTCTCATAAACTCGGTCTTTGATATCCTAAACGACAACACGCTTGTAGGCATCAGCAGAGCCGTGAGCACGGGCATCCTGATACTTTGCATCGCGGTTGGCGTCTATATCACGCTCTCGCTTAGCAATGCGGAGATTTTACATGTTTGAGCTCTTGACTGCGACTCTCATAGACGGCGCTTTTGCCGCGGTGGCGGGGCTTGGCTTTGCCTACGCTAGCTCACCGCCAAAAAGGACTCTCGCATTTTGCGCGCTGCTTGCGGCGTTTGCGCACGCTAGCCGCTTTTGGATCATGCAGATGGGATTTTTTAACATCAGCGTCGCCACTCTTATCGTCTCTTTTTTAAGCGGGATTTTAGGTATGCTCTTTGCCAAACGGCTCAAAGTGCCCGCCGAGATCATCGCGTTTCCCGCACTTTTACCGATGGTGCCCGGAGTCTACGCGTATAAGGGCATCTTGGCGCTGTTTTCGTTTCTAAACGAGCCTGATATCGCTAAGAAAAACGAATATCTAATCATATTTTTCGATAACGCGATCACGACCACGACGGTATCGCTAGCTCTAGGCGTCGGGGTTTCGGTGGTGCTTATTTTATTTTACGATCAGTCTTTGATGATTACTCGCGGTGCCAAGTGCGATCTGGCGACGAGAAAGATGCGCGAGTAATTTTAACTTTCGGCATAGAAATTTTGTATGGCTTTTTGATAGTTTTTATTATTTTTACTAGATATTTTTTCAATTTTGCCGATCTAGCTTAAAACAAAATTTCAAAAGGATTTATGATGTTAAGCGGTATCGGTGGGTTTTCTAGTGTTACTAAAAATTTTCAGTTAAATGAAAAACATAGCATAAAGAGTCAAATCATATATAAAAATGAAATCTCGCAGCCGGATACGGTCGAGCACAAATTTAACGAAGTTTTAGGCTATAAAGTAGATGCGGACGGATATTTTACGTCCGAATTTAACGAAGCTACAGGTATTCCAAAGGACTACAAAATCCACTCAGATACCTTAAAATCGCTCGTGAACGTAAATACTAATTCGGGCATTTTAAAAGCCGATTTTAAAAACATAGATATAGCCAAAACAGTCGGCAATGCATATAAAATTTTATCCCAAGTAGTCGGCGAGGACGTTTTAAATTCCAAAGAAAGTTTTAACAAAGAAGACCTTGCCAAATTTCCTCAAGGATACGAATACGACAATAAAACGCTCAAGGTATTAAAGCTTCATAGCAAAATATCAGACTATATGGGAGCCGATAGTAGCTTTCAAAGAAATGAACGAACTAGCATAACGACTACTTTTTATAATAGCTCCACTATCGGTTACTACTCAGAGCATAAGAGCTTAAAACCATCTACCGATATATTAAACAGCAACAGTGGCGGCAAAGAAGATATAAACAGCGGGATGTATTTTGATACTACAAAAGACAAATATACCGATAAAGACGGCAATATAACCAAAGGCGGGCTTTTGGTCGGCATTTTAAACAAAAATAGTCACGCCATAGAAGGTGAAACCACCTATCACGGCAAGATTAACGGGCTGGATAAAAACATATCCTCACAAGAGTACCAAGCAAAAATTAAAGCCTTTACCGACTTGCATGGACATAAATACGATAAATACTCGCAATCTTTAGTGGATTCATTGCCTCAAGATTTAAAAGATTTCGTAGATTTTGCAAGGAGTTTAAAATTTGTCGGCGAGATAAACGTCAGCGACGACGACAAAGAATCAAAAAGTCTCTTTGAAATAATGCAAGAGGATATGAAAGAGGCGCAAAAACGCCTAGAAAAGCTAATCAGGCAAGAAAAGCGAACGCAAAAGATGCTGGATAAAAACAGAAAATACGACAAAGGGATAGAGCAAAATACTAGAAAAAATTTAGAAGAACTTCGGGCGATGATGAAATTTAACGCTAAGAGCGTGGATATAAAGGCTTAAAAGGATTAATATGATAAGCGGCGTAAACGGATTTAACGCAAACGTAAATTTCGATTTTAGCGGCGCTCGCAGGCAACATTTAAAGACGCATGAGGAAAAAGAGACGGATATAATGGGGCTTTTAAGAAAATTCAGTAAAATTGGGCTTAATGTAAAAGTCTAAGGAAATACTGTGAAAATACGAATCTACTACGAAGATACCGATGCTGGTGGCATAGTCTATCATACAAACTACATAAAATTTTGCGAGCGAGCTAGAAGTGAAGCATTTTTTCAGGCTGGGCTAAATTTCACAAAAGAGAGCGGATACTTTGTAGTTTCATCGCTTGAGGCTAAATTTATAGCTTCTGCCGTGCTTGGCGATGAAGTATTTGTTAGAACCAAAATTTTAGAGCTTAAAAAAGCTAGTCTTGTTTTGGAGCAAGAAATTTATAAATTTGATGACAAAAATGTCGAAAAACTACTCTTTAGAGCGACGATTACGTTAGCCTTTATGAAAGAAGAGAAGCTTGCTAAGATAAATGATGAGATAAAGAAATTTTTGGAGAATTCTAAATTTTAAATCGTGGCTAAGTTTAGAAATTTAACTTTAGCCACTTTGTGCTTTTACATCGAGCTATTTTGATCGAGCAAAATTTCTTGATTTGCTTCGTCAAAGTGGTCGCCTTTTGCGTTGTAAATTTTAACTCCATATAAAACTTGAGAGTTTTCAACTCTTTCGGTAAAAATTCTATCGGCACTTTTATCTATAAAATTTGTGTATATATACTCGGTACCAAAAGCGCTTGAATAGCCGATTTGCGAATATCTAAAATCTACATCAAAAAGATCACCAAGCCCCAAAAATAAGTCGTTAACAGGATTTAGTGAGTTTGCAATGA
This window of the Campylobacter concisus genome carries:
- a CDS encoding threonine/serine exporter family protein → MNAKPDIQVLTNFLAKYTTAMVSAGTYTARVEKCVDRIAKHYGYDISVTIFVKYFTISVMDSVDNSLRRTYVKKIPLGQVSFNRISELSSLSWRILDENLSLEEAKEQFEGVMRIGANKFASSLILISLANAAFCKLFGGDAGSVVCVFFATLVGYSLRFALAKMGVNLKIQYVLVSFVVSFIAYLGVFYGFTHTSDVAIGSSILFLMPGVFLINSVFDILNDNTLVGISRAVSTGILILCIAVGVYITLSLSNAEILHV
- a CDS encoding threonine/serine exporter family protein, producing MFELLTATLIDGAFAAVAGLGFAYASSPPKRTLAFCALLAAFAHASRFWIMQMGFFNISVATLIVSFLSGILGMLFAKRLKVPAEIIAFPALLPMVPGVYAYKGILALFSFLNEPDIAKKNEYLIIFFDNAITTTTVSLALGVGVSVVLILFYDQSLMITRGAKCDLATRKMRE
- a CDS encoding Cj0814 family flagellar-dependent secreted protein; the encoded protein is MLSGIGGFSSVTKNFQLNEKHSIKSQIIYKNEISQPDTVEHKFNEVLGYKVDADGYFTSEFNEATGIPKDYKIHSDTLKSLVNVNTNSGILKADFKNIDIAKTVGNAYKILSQVVGEDVLNSKESFNKEDLAKFPQGYEYDNKTLKVLKLHSKISDYMGADSSFQRNERTSITTTFYNSSTIGYYSEHKSLKPSTDILNSNSGGKEDINSGMYFDTTKDKYTDKDGNITKGGLLVGILNKNSHAIEGETTYHGKINGLDKNISSQEYQAKIKAFTDLHGHKYDKYSQSLVDSLPQDLKDFVDFARSLKFVGEINVSDDDKESKSLFEIMQEDMKEAQKRLEKLIRQEKRTQKMLDKNRKYDKGIEQNTRKNLEELRAMMKFNAKSVDIKA
- a CDS encoding YbgC/FadM family acyl-CoA thioesterase; this encodes MKIRIYYEDTDAGGIVYHTNYIKFCERARSEAFFQAGLNFTKESGYFVVSSLEAKFIASAVLGDEVFVRTKILELKKASLVLEQEIYKFDDKNVEKLLFRATITLAFMKEEKLAKINDEIKKFLENSKF